One genomic segment of Hordeum vulgare subsp. vulgare chromosome 2H, MorexV3_pseudomolecules_assembly, whole genome shotgun sequence includes these proteins:
- the LOC123425427 gene encoding uncharacterized protein LOC123425427: MANGVLRWLCVVPGRARRRRREARLVLWGGETRAVEPGSTAWEVMVEHGAGGRVVCRADGFRIGRPAPVLAVEDQLEAGRTYIVVPVDRLPAQGQGAVTAASLAALSCDSHNGRGGVLPSAPSLAGGGRSPFEYVKDGDGRTVISVTEEFIVKAFTGRRPPAGAGGGRGDEEENGSPICSTPELRKHYELLVGAARGRPWSPRLETIEERKARRGLDVVISPRRLSPARLLGLVKGSSELAR, encoded by the coding sequence ATGGCAAACGGCGTGCTAAGGTGGCTCTGCGTCGTCCCCGgacgggcgcggcggcggcggcgcgaggcgaGGCTGGTGCTGTGGGGCGGGGAGACGCGGGCGGTCGAGCCCGGGAGCACGGCCTGGGAGGTCATGGTGGAGCACGGCGCCGGTGGAAGGGTGGTGTGCCGGGCCGACGGGTTCCGCATCGGCCGCCCCGCGCCGGTGCTCGCCGTCGAGGACCAGCTCGAGGCCGGCCGCACGTACATCGTCGTCCCCGTGGACCGCCTCCCAGCGCAGGGCCAGGGCGCGGTCACTGCGGCATCGCTCGCGGCGCTATCGTGCGACAGCCACAACGGCCGCGGCGGCGTCTTACCGTCGGCGCCGTCCCTGGCCGGGGGCGGGAGGAGCCCGTTCGAGTACGTCAAGGACGGCGACGGCCGGACGGTGATCAGTGTCACTGAGGAGTTCATCGTGAAGGCCTTCACTGGGAGGCGGCCGCCCGCTGGTgccggtggtggtcgtggtgatgAGGAGGAGAACGGGTCGCCGATCTGCAGCACGCCGGAGCTGAGGAAGCACTACGAGCTGCTCGTGGGGGCGGCGAGGGGGAGGCCGTGGTCACCGCGGCTGGAGACGATCGAGGAGCGGAAGGCGAGGAGGGGGCTGGACGTCGTGATCAGCCCCCGAAGGCTGTCGCCGGCGAGGCTGCTGGGGTTGGTCAAAGGATCCAGCGAGCTAGCGAGGTAG